A single window of Malus sylvestris chromosome 5, drMalSylv7.2, whole genome shotgun sequence DNA harbors:
- the LOC126622382 gene encoding CASP-like protein 1C2: MTKNRRIFTTVLRLLALAATVSATIVMVTSHDSTNVLNLTFKAKYNHSPAFTYFVIVDAIISGYNLIILLLSSKGSLWRMVIILDVVAALLLTSSMSAALAIAQVGKKGNIHAGWLPICGQVSKFCNHITGALVAGILAAMFYFVLNLFTLYNVLNPLFVVKPN; encoded by the exons ATGACTAAGAACAGGAGGATCTTCACCACTGTGCTGAGACTGCTAGCCTTGGCTGCGACTGTTTCTGCCACCATAGTTATGGTCACCAGCCACGACTCTACCAACGTCTTGAACTTGACCTTCAAGGCCAAGTACAACCATTCTCCGGCTTTCAC GTACTTTGTGATAGTGGATGCAATTATAAGTGGATACAACCTTATAATCCTGCTTCTTTCTTCCAAGGGCTCACTTTGGCGCATGGTTATCATCCTAGATGTG GTTGCAGCTCTTCTTCTTACTTCAAGCATGTCAGCTGCCTTGGCGATAGCTCAAGTGGGCAAGAAAGGGAACATTCATGCTGGTTGGCTGCCAATTTGTGGACAGGTCTCCAAGTTTTGCAACCATATCACTGGAGCTCTTGTTGCTGGCATCCTTGCAGCAATGTTTTACTTTGTGCTTAATCTGTTTACCCTTTACAATGTTCTTAATCCTCTATTTGTGGTAAAACCTAATTAA
- the LOC126622355 gene encoding DNA-directed RNA polymerase II subunit RPB2, which yields MEEEHEYDDQQYMDDDDEDEITQEDAWAVISAYFEEKGLVRQQLDSFDEFIQNTMQEIVDESADIEIRPESQHNPGHQPDFAETVCKISFGQIYLSKPMMTESDGETATLFPKAARLRNLTYSAPLYVDVSKRMIKKGHDGEELTETQDFTKVFIGKVPIMLRSSYCTLYQNSEKDLTELGECPYDQGGYFIINGSEKVLIAQEKMSTNHVYVFKKRQPNKYAYVAEVRSMAESQNRPPSTMFVRMLARTSSKGGSSGQYIKATLPYIKGEIPIIIVFRALGFVADKDILEHICYDFSDTQMMELLRPSLEEAFVIQNQQVALDYIGKRGANVGVSRDKRIKYAKEILQKEMLPHVGVGEFCETKKAYYFGYIVHRLLLCALGRRPEDDRDHYGNKRLDLAGPLLGGLFRNLFRKLTKDVRAYAQKCVDNGKDLNLQFAIKAKTITSGLKYSLATGNWGQANAAGTRAGVSQVLNRLTYASTLSHLRRLNSPIGREGKLAKPRQLHNSQWGMMCPAETPEGQACGLVKNLALMVYITVGSAAYPILEFLEEWGTENFEEISPAVIPQATKIFVNGCWVGIHRDPEMLVRTLRKLRRRVDVNTEVGVVRDIRLKELRIYTDYGRCSRPLFIVDKQRLLIKKRDIHALQQRESPEDAGWHDLVAKGYIEYIDTEEEETTMISMTINDLVQARLNPEEAYSDTYTHCEIHPSLILGVCASIIPFPDHNQSPRNTYQSAMGKQAMGIYVTNYQFRMDTLAYVLYYPQKPLVTTRAMEHLHFRQLPAGINAIVAISCYSGYNQEDSVIMNQSSVDRGFFRSLFFRSYRDEEKKMGTLVKEDFGRPDRANTMGMRHGSYDKLDDDGLAPPGTRVSGEDVIIGKTTPMAQDEAPGQATSRYTRRDHSISLRHSETGIVDQVLLTTNADGLRFVKVRVRSVRIPQIGDKFSSRHGQKGTVGMTYTQEDMPWTVEGVTPDIIVNPHAIPSRMTIGQLIECIMGKVAAHMGKEGDATPFTDVTVDNISKALHSCGYQMRGFETMYNGHTGRRLSAMIFLGPTYYQRLKHMVDDKIHSRGRGPVQILTRQPAEGRSRDGGLRFGEMERDCMIAHGAAHFLKERLFDQSDAYRVHVCERCGLIAIANLKKNSFECRGCKNKTDIVQVYIPYACKLLFQELMSMAIAPRMLTKDIKPAKNQKKKGA from the exons ATGGAGGAGGAGCACGAGTACGACGATCAGCAGTACATGGACGACGACGATGAAGATGAAATCACGCAGGAGGACGCGTGGGCCGTCATCTCCGCCTACTTCGAGGAGAAGGGCTTGGTGCGCCAGCAGCTCGACTCGTTCGACGAGTTCATTCAGAACACAATGCAGGAGATTGTCGATGAATCGGCCGATATCGAGATTCGGCCCGAGTCGCAGCACAACCCGGGGCACCAGCCCGATTTCGCCGAG ACTGTATGCAAGATTAGCTTTGGTCAGATTTATTTGAGTAAGCCTATGATGACCGAATCCGATGGAGAAACTGCAACCTTATTTCCCAAAGCTGCAAGGCTTAGAAATCTGACGTACTCAGCACCCTTGTATGTTGATGTCTCAAAGAGGATGATAAAGAAAGGGCACGATGGCGAAGAACTCACTGAGACCCAGGATTTCACCAAAGTATTCATTGGGAAG GTTCCTATAATGCTTCGGTCTAGTTATTGCACGCTGTACCAGAATTCGGAGAAAGATTTAACTGAGCTGGGAGAGTGTCCATACGATCAAGGTggatattttattataaatggGAGTGAAAAGGTTCTTATTGCTCAAGAGAAGATGAGCACCAACCATGTCTATGTGTTCAAGAAGAGGCAGCCTAACAAGTACGCCTATGTGGCTGAAGTTCGGTCTATGGCGGAGTCTCAAAACAGGCCGCCCAGTACCATGTTTGTTCGGATGCTTGCTCGGACTAGTTCTAAAGGG GGTTCTTCGGGACAGTACATCAAAGCTACTCTTCCGTATATTAAAGGTGAAATTCCTATTATTATTGTGTTCCGGGCTCTCGGGTTTGTTGCGGATAAAGACATCCTAGAGCACATATGTTATGACTTCTCTGATACTCAAATGATGGAGCTGCTTAGACCTTCTCTGGAAGAAGCATTTGTGATTCAGAATCAACAg GTTGCACTAGATTATATTGGAAAGAGAGGTGCAAATGTTGGTGTAAGTAGAGACAAGAGAATCAAGTATGCGAAAGAGATTCTACAAAAGGAAATGCTTCCACACGTTGGTGTTGGAGAATTTTGTGAGACAAAGAAAGCTTATTATTTTGG ATATATCGTCCACAGGCTTCTACTATGTGCCCTAGGACGGAGGCCAGAAGATGACAGGGATCATTATGGCAACAAGAGGCTTGATCTTGCTGGTCCCTTACTCGGAGGCTTGTTTCGAAAT CTATTCAGGAAGTTGACTAAGGATGTGAGAGCTTATGCACAGAAG TGTGTTGACAATGGAAAGGATCTTAATCTGCAATTTGCCATCAAAGCTAAAACCATTACGAGTGGCCTCAAATATTCACTTGCCACTGGAAACTGGGGGCAAGCAAATGCAGCTGGTACAAGGGCTGGAGTGTCGCAGGTGTTAAATCGTTTGACATACGCATCCACCCTCTCACATTTGAGAAGACTGAATTCTCCAATAGGGCGTGAAG GGAAATTGGCTAAACCGCGTCAGCTGCATAATTCGCAATGGGGAATGATGTGCCCAGCTGAAACACCTGAAGGGCAA GCGTGCGGGCTTGTAAAGAATCTTGCATTGATGGTATACATAACGGTAggatcagctgcatatccaatCTTGGAATTTTTGGAAGAATGGGGTACAGAAAACTTTGAG GAAATTTCTCCTGCGGTTATACCCCAAGCTACAAAAATTTTTGTTAACGGCTGTTGGGTTGGAATCCATCGTGATCCTGAAATGTTGGTGAGGACATTGAGAAAGCTAAGGCGACGG GTTGATGTCAACACTGAAGTTGGGGTTGTGAGAGATATCCGTCTGAAAGAATTGCGGATATATACTGACTATGGACGTTGCAGTCGTCCATTATTCATTGTGGATAAACAGAGGCTTCTCATAAAGAAGAGGGATATTCATGCATTGCAGCAGAGG GAAAGCCCTGAAGATGCTGGTtggcatgaccttgtagcaaAGGGATATATTGAATATATTGACACTGAAGAAGAGGAGACTACAATGATTTCCATGACAATTAAT GATCTTGTCCAAGCAAGACTCAATCCTGAGGAGGCATATTCGGACACTTATACTCATTGTGAAATCCACCCATCACTTATTTTGGGTGTTTGTGCTTCTATTATACCGTTTCCCGATCATAATCAG TCTCCACGTAATACATATCAATCTGCTATGGGGAAGCAAGCTATGGGGATTTATGTCACCAATTATCAGTTCCGGATG GATACATTGGCGTATGTTTTATACTACCCTCAGAAACCTCTTGTCACCACAAGAGCCATGGAGCATCTCCACTTCAGGCAGCTTCCCGCCGGCATC AATGCTATTGTTGCCATCTCctgttattctggttataaccAGGAAGATTCTGTCATTATGAATCAATCCTCTGTGGACCGTGGATTCTTCCGGTCACTATTCTTCCGATCTTATAG GGACGAGGAGAAAAAGATGGGGACCCTTGTCAAAGAGGATTTTGGGCGTCCTGACAGAGCAAATACTATG GGTATGCGACATGGTTCTTATGACAAATTGGATGATGATGGTCTTGCTCCTCCT GGAACTAGGGTTTCAGGTGAGGATGTTATCATAGGAAAGACTACACCCATGGCTCAGGATGAGGCTCCAGGGCAAGCTACATCGCGTTACACACGGCGTGACCACAGCATAAGCTTGCGCCACAGTGAAACCGGCATAGTTGATCAG gttctacTGACGACCAATGCCGATGGGTTGCGGTTTGTTAAGGTACGGGTGAGgtctgtcagaatacctcaAATTGGTGATAAATTTAGTAGCAGGCATGGACAGAAGGGGACAGTGGGTATGACTTATACCCAGGAAGACATGCCGTGGACTGTGGAAGGGGTGACCCCTGATATAATCGTGAACCCGCATGCTATTCCTTCTCGGATGACAATTGGTCAGCTCATTGAGTGTATTATGGGGAAGGTTGCAGCTCACATGGGAAAGGAAGGAGATGCTACACCTTTTACAGATGTCACG gtGGACAATATCAGTAAAGCTCTTCACAGTTGTGGGTATCAAATGCGTGGATTCGAGACCATGTATAATGGTCACACGGGCAGGCGGCTCAGCGCTATGATATTCCTTGGCCCCACATACTACCAGAGACTGAAGCATATGGTCGACGATAAGATCCATTCACGTGGACGGGGTCCAGTGCAGATCCTCACAAGGCAGCCAGCTGAGGGACGATCTCGTGATGGTGGTCTACGCTTCGGGGAAATGGAACGAGATTGCATGATTGCCCATGGTGCTGCTCACTTTCTGAAAGAAAGATTGTTTGACCAGAGTGATGCATATAGGGTTCATGTCTGTGAGCGTTGTGGGTTAATAGCTATTGCAAATCTCAAGAAGAATTCGTTTGAGTGCAGGGGTTGCAAGAACAAAACCGACATTGTTCAG GTTTACATTCCTTATGCCTGCAAGCTGCTGTTCCAAGAGCTCATGTCGATGGCCATAGCGCCAAGAATGCTCACAAAGGACATCAAGCCTGccaaaaaccaaaagaagaaaGGAGCCTGA
- the LOC126622387 gene encoding protein LOL2-like → MESKVEVDEAPQPELQPTAAQPSEIAQMVCGSCRRLLKYPRGARHVECSCCQTVNFVLEAHQVGQVKCGSCAVLLMYPYGAPSVRCSSCHFVTEVGEHNKRPPWSVQQGQSPTPPNPVH, encoded by the exons aTGGAGAGCAAGGTGGAAGTGGACGAAGCGCCGCAGCCGGAGCTCCAACCCACCGCCGCGCAGCCATCCG AAATAGCTCAAATGGTTTGTGGTTCTTGCCGCCGGCTGCTGAAGTATCCTCGAGGAGCCAGACATGTCGAGTGCTCGTGCTGTCAGACCGTCAACTTCGTGCTCGAAG CTCATCAGGTTGGACAAGTTAAATGTGGTAGCTGTGCAGTGTTGCTGATGTACCCGTATGGAGCGCCTTCCGTTAGGTGTTCCTCGTGCCATTTTGTGACAGAAGTTGGG GAACACAACAAGCGCCCTCCATGGTCCGTCCAACAGGGGCAATCACCAACTCCTCCAAATCCTGTTCACTAA
- the LOC126622377 gene encoding uncharacterized protein LOC126622377: MSTAKASNKKRRTDPEIAKSDHLDLDLDLSNDIKGIMSAIHQIREKAHKDGLKKNEETISSVAAEVRSAIDELKSKLEKDRQSFAKSLSKSSKECENCLKTEAAKFQALYEKFCKDQASHLQALKGVISNYEEEKERLCARYEQLRKRERSMISEHEKACADKINKLEESLKKKKQDDRTFSVLRKSLGSILDNGSDEDIPADD; this comes from the exons ATGTCGACCGCCAAAGCGAGCAACAAGAAGCGCAGGACCGACCCGGAGATCGCCAAATCGGATCACCTCGATCTCGACCTCGACCTCTCCAA TGATATCAAGGGAATCATGTCGGCGATTCATCAGATCCGAGAGAAGGCTCACAAGGACGGTCtgaagaagaacgaagagacGATTTCGAG TGTGGCAGCTGAGGTCAGGTCTGCCATTGATGAGCTCAAGTCCAAACTCGAAAAGGATAG GCAAAGTTTCGCTAAATCCCTCTCTAAGAGCTCAAAAGAG TGTGAAAATTGCTTGAAGACTGAAGCTGCAAAGTTCCAAGCACTTTATGAAAAGTTCTGCAAGGACCAAGCAAGCCATCTGCAGGCCTTGAAAG GAGTTATTTCGAACTATGAAGAAGAGAAGGAAAGGCTCTGCGCACGATATGAACAATTGA GGAAGCGAGAAAGGAGTATGATTTCTGAGCATGAGAAGGCTTGCGCTGATAAAATTAACAAACTGGAAGAGTCattgaaaaagaagaagcag GACGACAGAACTTTCAGCGTTCTGAGAAAGTCTCTGGGTTCAATTTTGGACAATGGTTCCGACGAGGACATCCCGGCTGATGATTGA